GCGATGCGCCCCGCATCAACCCCAGTTTGCGTCAAAACGTCTTGAATGGTGCGGGTGGTGCACGCCCAAATTTCTTCTAAATTATGCTCGACCCAACCTTCTTGGGGGAAGTGCTGGGGGAATTCGTTATTTTTTTTGCCAACTAAATTTAAATCTTTGTCGATGAGTAAAACCGTGGTTCCGGTGGTGCCTTGGTCGATGGCGAGAATAAGATCTTTCATGGAAAACTCCTTTTGTCGAATGGCAGTCGACGAACGACTAACGACTAATGGTAGGAGGGTCAATTAAAAAGTTTTGCGTTTTTTTTGGTGGTTGAAGAATTTTAACAAGTGGTGAAAGAGTTTTTCGTGTTCGTAGTCGACCGTGAGGATGTGATTGCTTTTGGATAAAGTAAGGGTTTCGACTTCAGGCGAACCAAGGGCCGCTCGAATATAATCCAAATTGCCGAAAGGAACGGTTTTATCGAGTTTAGAATGGGCGATAAAAGCGGGCTGGTGGATGTAGCGCAACTCCCCTCGCACCACCATTTGCAATTCCAACAATTCAGCCACACTACGCACTGGGATTTTGGGATAGGTTTGGTAGCGACGCTTTGCCAAAGGCTCGTTAATGCCGGCATTGTACTTAGTCTGGTACCTATAAAGCCAACGTAAGGGTGTTTTCCACACGAAAGGAAAGACATGCCTCACCAAAAACCCATCTAAATAAAGCGGGGTCGCCATAAGGGCAATGGCTCGAACCGTTTGGGGATGGTTTTGGGCCAAGTGCAAGCTTAACAAGCCCCCCATGGAAAGCCCTGCCACAAAAACCCTTTCGCAATAACGGGCCAACCGTTTGAGTTCTGCCTCGCTGCTTTGGTACCAATCTTCCCACCGGGTTTTTTCTAAATGAAGATGATGGGTGGCGTGGCCATCGATGATAGGCGCGCTGACCGTAAATTTGGCCTTGTGAAATCGAGCCGCAAACGCCTCCATGCATTGGGGGGTGCTGGTAAAGCCATGCAAGAGCAAAATCCCATGAGGGCCGCCTTTTAAAAACACCGGGCGAATGGTCTGGGTTATCATCCTCTTAATTATGACCCAACCTTGCATGCTTGACAAGCAAGCATCCGATCGGTAACGAGGCACCATGGTCTTGCGTCTCGTTAAAGAAAATCTAGACACCTACGATTTCGATAAGGTCTTGAGTGCCTATGCCCCGGCCATGGAGGCTTGTGAGCGGGCCATCAAAGAAAATCTTTTTTCCGATGTGCCCATGGTCACCCAGGTGGCGGAGCATTTGGTGATGAGCGGCGGCAAGCGCTTGCGGCCTTTGTTGGTAGTTTTGGCCGCTGACCTTTGTGGCTATCAGGGGTTACGCACCGCTACCTTTGGTACGGTTTTAGAATACATTCACACTGCAACCTTATTGCACGATGATGTCATTGACCATGCCCAACTCAGGCGGGGGCGCTCTTCTTGTAATGCAATTTGGGACAATAAAAGCTCGGTGTTGGTGGGCGATTTTTTATATTGCCGGGCTTCTTCTTTGATTGCCCAAGATGGCGATATTCAAGTGCTGGCGGCCATTACCCATGCCACCACTTATACCACCGAAGGCGAAATTTTAGAAGTTTTGAAATCGCGCGACTTGAGTTTGACGCAAGAAGAATACTTTAAAATCATTGAATTCAAAACCGCCATTCTCATGTCTTGCGCCACCGAAGTGGGGGCAATTATTGGGCGGGCGAGCCGTAAAGAACAAGAGGCCCTGCGGCAATTTGGGCTTAACCTGGGGATCAGTTTTCAAGTGGCCGATGACGCGCTCGATTATAATAGTGAAGAATCGAAGTTTGGCAAAGCCAATGGGGTTGATCTTAAAGAAGGCAAGCTTACCTTGCCTATTTTGCTGGCCTTAAAACAGTGCGACGACAGAGAGCGCAAGGTCATCAAGGCTGGCCTCATGAGCAACCGTGACGGCCACTTTGCCAAAGTGTTGGAGATTTTAAACAAGTATGGGGCCTTGCAAGAAACCCTGCAATTGGCGCAAACCAGGGCCGAGCTTGCCAAGGCGCAATTGGCCATCTTTCCCGATTCCAAACCTAAACAAATGCTCATGGCCCTCACCGACTATGTCGTGGCTAGAAATAAATAAGGAGAAGCAACGTGGGATTTAATTGCGGCATTGTTGGGCTCCCCAATGTGGGGAAGTCGACCATTTTTAACGCGCTTACCCAGGCCAACGCCCAGGCCGCCAATTATCCTTTTTGCACCATTGATCCCAATGTGGGGGTGGTGCCCGTGCCCGATGAGCGTTTGCAAAAGCTAGCCGACATTTTTCAACCCGACAAACTAACCCCCACCACCGTAGAATTTGTTGACATTGCAGGGCTGGTCAAAGGTGCGTCAAAAGGGGAGGGCCTCGGCAACCAATTTTTGGGAAATATTAAAAATTGTGATGCGATTGTGCACATCTTGCGTTGTTTTGAAGATAGCGATGTGGTGCATGTAGAAGGCGAAGTGGATCCCATCCGTGATTTTGCAGTGGTAGAAACCGAATTGATGCTTAAAGACTTAGAGAGCGTCGATAAACGCATCCTCAGGGTAGAAAAAATTGCCAAAATGGGCGATAAGGCAGCAAAGCTAGAACTAGAAGCCCTTAGCAAGGCGAAGGCAACCCTGGATCAAGGCATCCCTTTGCGAAAAAGTTCACTTACCGAAGAAGAAAAATTACAATTGCACGACTTATATCTCATCACGATCAAGCCTATCATGATGGTGGCGAACACCAGCGAAGCAGATATTAAAAACCCTGGGCCCCATGTCAAACAAGTGGAAGCTCTTGCCCAAAAAGAGCAGGCCCCCTACGTGATTTTGTCAGGCAAGATGGAGGCAGAAATTGCGTCATTAGCTCCAGCCGACCAGCAAGAATTTTTGAAAGAATTGGGTTTGACGCATTCGGGATTAGGCCGGCTCGCCCAAGCTGGCTACCGGCTCCTCAACCTCGCCACCTTTTTTACCGCAGGCCCACAAGAAGTGCGCGCCTGGACCATCACCCAAGGCATGAAGGCGCCGCAGGCCGCTGGCAAAATCCACAACGATTTTGAAAAGGGCTTTATTAAGGCCGAGGTGTATCATTTTAATGATTTGATTAAGTGTGGAACCGAAGCCAAGGTTAAAGAGGCGGGGCTCTACCGCATTGAAGGCAAAGAGTATGTAGTGAAAGATGGGGACATTATGTTTTTTCGATTTAACGTGTGAAGAAATTTAAAACTGAGGCATTACGCCGATTTTGTGGTAGAACTTGCAAATAAGTTTTATTTTATTTAGGGTTGCTCAATGGAAAAGCAACAAATGAAGTTCATTGAAAGATGGTTTGGCCAGCTTAATAAAAAGGTCGATCAAAAATTCAATGAGGTCGATAAACGCAGCGAAAATCGATACACGGCATTACTGACCGTGTGTACCAATATCCGCAAGGATATGGATAAGCGGTTTAATGCCGTGGACAAGCGTTTTGAAGGTATTGACAAACGTTTTGAATCGGTCGATCGTCGTTTTGACGATATTGACAAACGTTTTGCTGACATTGACAAGCGTTTCGAAGACATCGACAAGCGCTTCGCCGACATCGATAAGCGTTTCGAACAAATGGATGCGAAATTCGAAGGCAAGTTTTCCGATTTAGAGAAAAAGATAGAGGCGTATCAAGCTGCCGTGATGGAAATCTTTGCTGATATTCGTGAAGAAATTGCAAGCCTCAAACATCGACTATCTGAGTCTGATGAGAAGTATGCAGAATATACAGCGAGGCTATTGGCGGTAGAACTTGCCTTAAAAGAACTCGAACGTCGATTTGAGGAAAAGTTTGTTCATTTATGAGGCTTCCTAAAAAATGTCCCCGTTGTCGGCGACGAGGGATGGATTTGACTTGGCACCAAGGGATCGAGATTGATTTTTGTGTGCATTGTGGGGGCTTGTGGTTTGACCAGCGAGAGTTAGAAAAGATAATTCTTGCCCAAGACCCTAACTTCCCGGCCGACTATCAAATCGTCGAACATTTGGGCAAATTAACGCGCGTTACCGAGTTGCCTTGCCCTAATTGCAAAATTCCTTATCTTGAAGAATATGCTTATTTACAGGGCAACCCCTTAAAAATCGAGGTGTGCCCCAAGTGCTTTGGTCTTTGGCTCGACGAAGGCGAGCTTGAGCATGCCAAGGTGGCGCATCACGTACAGCCTTGCGAATCCGCCATTGATCAAAAGACCCATTGGGGCCATTGGCTTTTCCAATTTTTTTTAGCGTTGCCAGTAGAATTCAATATTCGCCCCCGCAAAATCCCTTATGTTACGTTCACCCTGATTGCGTTAAATATTTTCGTCTACCTTGCCCAATTTATTTGGGGCACAGAAATGCTTGAGCGTCACCTTGCCATGGTAACCAACCAGTGGGGGCAGTCAAAATGGTTTTTGAATCTTTTGACTTATCAATTTATTCACTATGGGTTTGTGCACATGGCGGGCAATCTATATTTTGTGTATATTTTAGGGGATAATATTGAAGATGCCATGAGTCGAATAGGTTTTTTGGCCTTTTATCTTTTTGTGGGGATCATGGGTGGGGTTACTCAGTCTTTGGTGCAAAAAGAAGAACTGGTGATGATTGCAGGGGCCAGTGGTTCGGTGGCAGGGCTCATGGCCGCCTATGCCTTTTGGTTTCGACGCGCTCGATTAACGTTTATGTTACTCATTTTTCAATTCAAACTTTCTTCGTTTTGGTATTTTGGCATCTGGATTTTGTTTAATGTCTTAGGGTTATTTTTTCAACCCAATGCACTGGCCTGGTGGGTGCATGTGGGTGGTTTTGGCTGGGGCTTGCTTGTGGCTTATTTATATTATCCCAATTTACTCAAACAATTTCCTTTGTTGTATTTGCTCAACCAAACGCACAGGCGATCAACACTTGCGAACGTTGTATGAAACTTATCACGTGGAACGTTAATGGAATTCGGGCCGCGGCCCGCAAGGGTTTTTTGGATTGGCTCATCCAAGAAGCCCCCGATGTTTTGTGTTTACAAGAAACCAAGGCCTGCCCTTCCCAGCTAGACCAAGACTTACTTAAACCTGTGGGCTACACCGCAACCCATTGGGCATCGGCAGAAAAAAAAGGCTATAGCGGGGTGGCCTTTTTTGTAAAAGAATCCCCCCTCCAAGTGATTACTGGCTTAGGGATTCCAGAGTTTGATTGTGAAGGGCGAACGCTTACCGCCGAGTTTGCCGATTTTATTTTGCTCACTGGGTATTTCCCTAATGGGAAAGATGATTTGAGTCGCATCCCCTACAAATTGCGCTATAGCGAAGCGGCGAAAAATTTTGCGTTAACTTTAAAACAACAAAAACAAAAACCGATGATTATATGTGGCGATATCAATACTGCTCATCAACCCATCGATATTGCCCGCCCGAAAGAAAATGAAGGCAACACAGGCTTTACCCCCGCAGAGCGAGCTTGGTTAACGCAGTTTTTACAAAGCGGGTTTGTCGATATTTTTCGAGAACGCGAACCCAGCCCCCATCATTATACTTGGTGGTCTTACCGTGCCAATGCCCGGGCCAACAACGTGGGGTGGCGCATCGATTATTTTTTTGTAACGCCAGAATTATGCCCTCGGGTGCAAAGGGTTTATCATCAACCTCATGTGATGGGGTCAGACCATTGTCCGGTGGTGTTGGAGTTAACCTAAATGTTTCCAGTCTCGTTTGCCAAGCAACAAGCCCTATTGCAGGCCATGGCCAATTTAAAAATTAGAGAAGAAGATTTAGTCGAAGAATTTACCAAAGGTTCAGGCCCGGGCGGGCAAAAGATCAATAAAAGTTCGGTAACGGTTTTGTTAACGCACGCCCCTTCGGGGCTCCAAGTGCGTTGTCAACAAACCCGCAGCCAAGCCCTCAATCGCTATTACGCCCGAAAAAGTTTGATAGATAAGTTAGCCGAAAAAATACTTGGAGAAAAAAGCGCCAAGCAACAAGCCTTTGAAAAAATCCGTCGGCAAAAACGCAAACGCAGTAAACGGGCTAAAGAAAAAATGTTAGCGGCTAAAAAACACCAGGGGGCAAAAAAACAACTTCGCAAAATGCCTGAATTTGAGTAATGTAGTGGTTCAACTTTTTGGTAGTATGTTTTCTGTCATCCTCGCGAAAGCGGGGATCCAGTAGTGCATTTTTCGACATTCCCACTAGGTAATTAAAGGTAAACTTGCTTATGAAGAAAAAGCCCTCGTTTTTTTTAATTCTTCTGTTTAGTTTAATCCTTACCCCGTCTGCCTTTGCACAAACCACCGTTGGTCAGCCTAAACAAGACATGCTGATTGTTCTCGATGTGTCGGGCAGCATGAATAGCCTGCTCGAGGGCCAACGCATGATAGATTTGGCCAAGCAAGCCATCAGCCAAGCCATGGCGGTCGTGCCTCCTCAAGCAGAAGTCGGTTTGCGGGTTTATGCCCATCGGGTTGACAAAAGTAACCGCGATGCCAGTTGTAAAGACACCGAATTGCTGGTTCCCATTGGCAAAGGGAATGGCCCCACCATAGCGAGCATGGCGCAAATGCTTCAACCCAAAGGCTGGACCCCCATTGCCTATTCGCTCGAACAAGCCGCCGGCGATTTTGCCGGCAATAAAGAGAGCCTGCATACTATTGTTTTAGTGAGTGATGGTGAAGAAACCTGCGGGGGCGACCCCTTAGCGGCGGCCCGGTCTTTGA
The nucleotide sequence above comes from Deltaproteobacteria bacterium. Encoded proteins:
- a CDS encoding alpha/beta fold hydrolase → MITQTIRPVFLKGGPHGILLLHGFTSTPQCMEAFAARFHKAKFTVSAPIIDGHATHHLHLEKTRWEDWYQSSEAELKRLARYCERVFVAGLSMGGLLSLHLAQNHPQTVRAIALMATPLYLDGFLVRHVFPFVWKTPLRWLYRYQTKYNAGINEPLAKRRYQTYPKIPVRSVAELLELQMVVRGELRYIHQPAFIAHSKLDKTVPFGNLDYIRAALGSPEVETLTLSKSNHILTVDYEHEKLFHHLLKFFNHQKKRKTF
- a CDS encoding polyprenyl synthetase family protein, whose protein sequence is MVLRLVKENLDTYDFDKVLSAYAPAMEACERAIKENLFSDVPMVTQVAEHLVMSGGKRLRPLLVVLAADLCGYQGLRTATFGTVLEYIHTATLLHDDVIDHAQLRRGRSSCNAIWDNKSSVLVGDFLYCRASSLIAQDGDIQVLAAITHATTYTTEGEILEVLKSRDLSLTQEEYFKIIEFKTAILMSCATEVGAIIGRASRKEQEALRQFGLNLGISFQVADDALDYNSEESKFGKANGVDLKEGKLTLPILLALKQCDDRERKVIKAGLMSNRDGHFAKVLEILNKYGALQETLQLAQTRAELAKAQLAIFPDSKPKQMLMALTDYVVARNK
- the ychF gene encoding redox-regulated ATPase YchF, giving the protein MGFNCGIVGLPNVGKSTIFNALTQANAQAANYPFCTIDPNVGVVPVPDERLQKLADIFQPDKLTPTTVEFVDIAGLVKGASKGEGLGNQFLGNIKNCDAIVHILRCFEDSDVVHVEGEVDPIRDFAVVETELMLKDLESVDKRILRVEKIAKMGDKAAKLELEALSKAKATLDQGIPLRKSSLTEEEKLQLHDLYLITIKPIMMVANTSEADIKNPGPHVKQVEALAQKEQAPYVILSGKMEAEIASLAPADQQEFLKELGLTHSGLGRLAQAGYRLLNLATFFTAGPQEVRAWTITQGMKAPQAAGKIHNDFEKGFIKAEVYHFNDLIKCGTEAKVKEAGLYRIEGKEYVVKDGDIMFFRFNV
- a CDS encoding rhomboid family intramembrane serine protease: MDLTWHQGIEIDFCVHCGGLWFDQRELEKIILAQDPNFPADYQIVEHLGKLTRVTELPCPNCKIPYLEEYAYLQGNPLKIEVCPKCFGLWLDEGELEHAKVAHHVQPCESAIDQKTHWGHWLFQFFLALPVEFNIRPRKIPYVTFTLIALNIFVYLAQFIWGTEMLERHLAMVTNQWGQSKWFLNLLTYQFIHYGFVHMAGNLYFVYILGDNIEDAMSRIGFLAFYLFVGIMGGVTQSLVQKEELVMIAGASGSVAGLMAAYAFWFRRARLTFMLLIFQFKLSSFWYFGIWILFNVLGLFFQPNALAWWVHVGGFGWGLLVAYLYYPNLLKQFPLLYLLNQTHRRSTLANVV
- the xth gene encoding exodeoxyribonuclease III, with protein sequence MKLITWNVNGIRAAARKGFLDWLIQEAPDVLCLQETKACPSQLDQDLLKPVGYTATHWASAEKKGYSGVAFFVKESPLQVITGLGIPEFDCEGRTLTAEFADFILLTGYFPNGKDDLSRIPYKLRYSEAAKNFALTLKQQKQKPMIICGDINTAHQPIDIARPKENEGNTGFTPAERAWLTQFLQSGFVDIFREREPSPHHYTWWSYRANARANNVGWRIDYFFVTPELCPRVQRVYHQPHVMGSDHCPVVLELT
- a CDS encoding peptide chain release factor-like protein, which produces MFPVSFAKQQALLQAMANLKIREEDLVEEFTKGSGPGGQKINKSSVTVLLTHAPSGLQVRCQQTRSQALNRYYARKSLIDKLAEKILGEKSAKQQAFEKIRRQKRKRSKRAKEKMLAAKKHQGAKKQLRKMPEFE